A DNA window from Ralstonia solanacearum K60 contains the following coding sequences:
- a CDS encoding NAD(P)/FAD-dependent oxidoreductase encodes MSASATLPRIVVVGAGPAGVRAAQALVQAGLRPVVIDEGRRDGGQIYRRQPEGFKRPYAKLYGTEADKAQALHRDFDALRAQIDYHPDTLAWNLTEGALHVVRNGEPQTLPFDALLICAGATDRLMPVPGWHRAGCYSLGAAQIALKAQACAIGSQVVFLGSGPLLYLVATQYVQAGARVAAVLDTAPAAKSWGAIAGLLARPRLALRGLGLIRALKAASVPVLRGVTPLAIDGDDRLGAQAVRVRDASGRERHFACDAVGLGWHLRAETQLADLARCEFAFDPVSRQWLPRIDADGRSSTRGVYLAGDGARILGADGAQAAGRLAALAALADLGHEAGRAQYAAESTTLRRTLARMDRFRHGLAQAFPWPHAQAAALPDAAVVCRCEAVTVGELRRCVTELDSQEVNRAKAFSRVGMGRCQGRFCGHAAAEIVAQACGIPVEQVGRLRSQAPVKPLMMNTREVQA; translated from the coding sequence ATGAGCGCATCCGCCACCTTGCCGCGCATCGTCGTGGTCGGCGCCGGCCCCGCCGGCGTGCGCGCGGCCCAGGCCCTGGTGCAAGCCGGCCTGCGCCCGGTCGTGATCGATGAAGGCCGGCGCGACGGCGGCCAGATCTACCGCCGCCAGCCGGAAGGCTTCAAGCGCCCCTACGCCAAGCTCTACGGCACCGAGGCCGACAAGGCCCAGGCGTTGCACCGCGACTTCGACGCCCTGCGCGCGCAGATCGACTACCACCCCGACACCCTGGCCTGGAACCTGACCGAAGGCGCGCTGCACGTGGTGCGCAACGGCGAGCCGCAGACGCTGCCCTTCGATGCGCTGCTCATCTGCGCCGGCGCCACCGACCGGCTCATGCCGGTGCCCGGCTGGCACCGCGCCGGGTGCTACAGCCTGGGTGCCGCGCAGATCGCGCTCAAGGCCCAGGCCTGCGCCATCGGGAGCCAGGTCGTCTTCCTGGGCAGCGGGCCGCTGCTCTACCTCGTCGCCACGCAATACGTACAGGCCGGCGCGCGCGTGGCGGCCGTCCTGGACACGGCGCCCGCCGCCAAGTCCTGGGGCGCCATCGCCGGGCTGCTGGCGCGCCCCCGGCTGGCGCTGCGCGGGCTCGGGCTGATCCGCGCCCTCAAGGCGGCGAGCGTGCCGGTGCTGCGGGGCGTAACGCCGCTGGCCATCGACGGCGACGACCGCCTCGGCGCGCAGGCCGTCCGCGTGCGCGATGCAAGCGGCCGCGAGCGGCACTTTGCGTGCGATGCCGTCGGCCTGGGCTGGCACCTGCGCGCCGAAACCCAACTGGCCGACCTCGCGCGCTGCGAGTTCGCCTTCGACCCCGTGAGCCGGCAGTGGCTGCCGCGCATCGACGCGGACGGCCGCAGCAGCACGCGCGGCGTCTATCTGGCCGGCGACGGCGCACGCATCCTCGGCGCCGATGGCGCGCAAGCCGCGGGCCGGCTGGCGGCGCTCGCGGCACTGGCCGACCTCGGGCACGAGGCGGGCCGCGCGCAATACGCTGCAGAATCCACCACGCTGCGCCGCACCCTGGCGCGGATGGACCGCTTCCGCCACGGGCTGGCGCAAGCCTTTCCGTGGCCGCACGCGCAGGCCGCCGCGCTGCCCGATGCCGCCGTGGTCTGCCGCTGCGAGGCCGTGACCGTGGGCGAACTGCGCCGCTGCGTGACCGAGCTGGACAGCCAGGAGGTCAACCGGGCCAAGGCCTTCAGCCGCGTCGGCATGGGCCGCTGCCAGGGCCGCTTCTGCGGCCATGCCGCGGCCGAGATCGTGGCGCAGGCCTGCGGCATTCCAGTGGAACAGGTCGGGCGTCTGCGCTCGCAGGCACCGGTCAAGCCCCTGATGATGAACACACGCGAGGTGCAGGCATGA